From Glycine max cultivar Williams 82 chromosome 11, Glycine_max_v4.0, whole genome shotgun sequence, the proteins below share one genomic window:
- the LOC100306214 gene encoding protein C2-DOMAIN ABA-RELATED 4-like, which translates to MENLLGLLRIHVEKGVNLAIRDVVSSDPYVVIKMGKQKLKTRVVNKNLNPEWNDDLTLSISDPHAPIHLHVYDKDTFSMDDKMGDAEFFIGPFIEAVKMRLSSLPNNTIVTKVLPSRQNSLAEESHIVWKDGKVVQNMVLRLRNVETGEVELQLHWIDIPGSRHL; encoded by the exons atggAGAACTTGTTGGGTCTGCTGAGAATTCATGTTGAAAAAGGTGTCAATCTTGCCATCAGGGATGTGGTGAGCAGTGACCCTTATGTTGTCATCAAAATGGGCAAGCAG AAGCTGAAGACTCGGGTAGTCAATAAGAATCTAAATCCTGAATGGAATGATGACTTGACCTTGTCTATCTCTGACCCTCATGCTCCAATTCATCTA CATGTGTATGACAAGGACACATTTAGCATGGATGACAAAATGGGGGATGCAGAGTTTTTCATAGGTCCATTTATTGAAGCAGTGAAGATGCGCTTATCAAGTCTCCCCAACAATACTATAGTTACAAAAGTGCTACCTAGCAGACAAAACAGTTTAGCTGAAGAGAGTCACATTGTGTGGAAGGATGGCAAAGTTGTCCAAAACATGGTTCTTAGACTAAGAAATGTTGAGACTGGGGAAGTGGAGCTCCAGTTGCATTGGATTGACATTCCTGGTTCAAGGCATCTCTAG